In the Staphylococcus sp. IVB6240 genome, one interval contains:
- a CDS encoding bifunctional oligoribonuclease/PAP phosphatase NrnA has protein sequence MNIFEQIISKIEAFDTIIIHRHVRPDPDAFGSQFGLKRFLQAKYPDKNIYAVGDMEPSLAFMGTLDDINDETYQDALVIVCDTANSPRVDDDRFANGQTLIKIDHHPPVDQYGDINYVDTEASSTSEIIFNMIEATEGLSLMNASIASALYLGIVGDTGRFLFNNTSPRTMAVASELLKFNIEHTALLNQLGEKDPHLMPFQGYVLQNFNLEESGFCYVKITHDVLTQFNVSASEASLFVNTIADLKGLKVWVFAVDEGEDIRCRIRSKGVVINDVAADFGGGGHPNASGVSIDNWDAFEQLADKLRAKAQMSA, from the coding sequence ATGAATATTTTTGAACAAATTATCTCGAAAATTGAGGCATTCGACACAATTATTATCCATCGCCATGTGCGACCAGATCCTGATGCATTTGGATCACAATTTGGTTTGAAGCGTTTTTTACAAGCGAAGTATCCTGATAAAAATATCTATGCTGTAGGTGACATGGAACCTTCTTTAGCTTTTATGGGGACACTTGATGATATTAATGATGAAACGTATCAAGATGCGCTTGTGATTGTCTGTGATACGGCGAATTCACCACGTGTCGATGATGACCGTTTTGCGAATGGGCAAACATTGATTAAAATAGATCATCATCCGCCCGTTGACCAATATGGTGACATTAATTATGTCGATACTGAAGCTTCTTCGACAAGTGAAATCATTTTTAACATGATTGAGGCAACTGAGGGATTGTCACTGATGAATGCATCTATCGCATCTGCATTATATTTAGGTATTGTAGGTGATACGGGTCGCTTTTTATTCAATAATACATCACCTCGTACAATGGCAGTTGCAAGTGAATTATTAAAGTTCAATATCGAACATACAGCACTGTTAAACCAACTTGGCGAAAAAGATCCACACTTAATGCCATTCCAAGGATATGTACTACAAAACTTTAACCTTGAAGAGAGCGGCTTTTGTTATGTAAAAATTACACATGATGTGTTAACACAGTTCAATGTGAGTGCATCAGAAGCGTCATTATTTGTAAATACTATTGCTGATTTAAAAGGTTTAAAAGTATGGGTGTTTGCCGTAGATGAAGGAGAAGATATTCGTTGTCGTATTCGTTCTAAAGGCGTTGTGATTAATGATGTTGCAGCAGACTTTGGTGGCGGTGGTCATCCAAATGCGTCTGGTGTATCTATAGATAACTGGGATGCATTTGAACAGTTGGCGGATAAATTGAGAGCCAAAGCACAAATGTCTGCATAA
- a CDS encoding DNA polymerase III subunit alpha: protein MVAHLNIHSAYDLLNSTLTVKDAIARAKEAGYTAVALTDLNVMYGIPQFYNACQEAGIKALLGMTIHVTDHLTQREAIVIAKNNHGLQRLFKLSSDIKVQHLTEVDLTELPSYVEDTVVIFKNMHEDTMAWLSNMPASTSVYIEETSTHSERYPQVWARAAYCANPQDKEALKTLAAIRDNTKVNLIEQQNETAKHIIDVHTLNERHISESMLSQTEEIAALCDAHLQYHQSLLPEFKTPNGETANDYLWQKLTTSLAERQLKTEAYEKRLRYEFDVITNMGYADYFLIVSDLIGYAKNNGIMVGPGRGSSAGSLVSYLLNITTIDPLRYDLLFERFLNPERVTMPDIDIDFEDTQREKVIRYVQEKYGDYRVSGIITFGHLLAKAVARDVGRVIGFDESTLNEASKLISMSGKPTLAEAYQFEPFQTFVNRNHLHEKWYELCCQLEGLPRNTSTHAAGVIVNDRPLYESIPLTEGDTGLLTQWTMTEAEQIGLLKIDFLGLKNLTIIHQIIKQVARDRGIHIDIEKIPFDDQAVFEMLSRGETTGIFQLESKGVRDVLKRLQPEHFEDIVAVTSLYRPGPMDEIPTYITRRHDPTQVQYLHPDLEPILSRTYGVIIYQEQIMQIASQFAGFSYGEADILRRAMSKKNRSVLENERQHFIDGAAKKGYASELSGQIFDLILKFANYGFPRAHAVSYSKIAYIMSYLKVHFAPYFYANILTNVINNEEKTAQFIQEAKQHQINIHAPNINKSQWRYVATQEGMYISLGAIKGVGYQSVQAIIGERIENGPYKDFFDFCDRIPNRVKTRRLLESLIFAGALDCFGKNRATLLQSIDHIADTSSEVDQSLIQDFVTVKKEYHETVEMPDEQLSAYEKEYLGFYVSMHPIEKLFLKKQYLGIHRIHKQAVNQPILVMIERLRIIRTKSKGQQMAFLTLNDGQHTIEAVVFPNVYQQLSFKLEAQEPYVIFGKFERRQQQHQIIVNQLLPLNQFESEKLQRIRQIVIRHHLSDEIKQHYLTNVSQSGIPVMIFDEQTNQMSQVGWIENDQQQLNAFIQLFEPNHIRLL from the coding sequence ATGGTTGCACATTTGAATATTCATTCAGCATATGATTTGTTGAATTCAACGTTGACTGTAAAGGATGCCATTGCACGTGCAAAAGAGGCTGGCTACACAGCAGTTGCATTAACCGATTTAAATGTCATGTACGGCATACCACAATTCTATAACGCCTGCCAAGAAGCGGGTATAAAAGCATTACTAGGTATGACGATTCATGTGACCGACCATTTAACACAGCGAGAAGCCATTGTCATCGCTAAAAATAACCATGGATTACAGCGCTTATTCAAACTCTCTTCCGATATTAAAGTACAGCATTTAACAGAAGTGGATCTTACAGAATTACCAAGTTATGTAGAAGATACCGTTGTTATTTTTAAAAATATGCATGAAGACACAATGGCTTGGTTGTCGAATATGCCTGCTTCGACTTCGGTGTATATTGAAGAAACATCCACTCATTCAGAGCGTTATCCTCAAGTGTGGGCACGTGCGGCTTACTGTGCGAATCCACAAGATAAAGAAGCACTTAAAACATTAGCAGCTATCCGTGATAATACGAAAGTCAATTTAATTGAACAACAGAATGAAACAGCAAAACATATTATTGATGTACACACGTTGAACGAGCGCCATATATCAGAAAGCATGTTGTCTCAAACGGAGGAAATCGCTGCACTTTGCGACGCTCATCTTCAATATCATCAATCATTGTTACCAGAGTTTAAAACACCTAATGGAGAAACGGCCAACGATTATTTATGGCAAAAGCTGACAACATCATTGGCTGAACGTCAGTTGAAAACGGAAGCCTATGAAAAACGACTGCGTTATGAGTTTGATGTCATAACAAATATGGGCTATGCCGATTATTTCTTGATCGTTAGTGATTTAATTGGTTACGCCAAAAACAATGGCATTATGGTAGGACCAGGGCGTGGGTCGTCGGCAGGATCACTTGTGAGTTATCTCTTAAATATTACAACCATTGATCCTTTGCGTTATGATCTGTTATTCGAACGTTTCTTAAATCCTGAGCGTGTGACGATGCCGGATATTGATATTGACTTTGAGGACACACAACGTGAAAAAGTGATTCGCTATGTTCAAGAGAAATACGGTGATTATCGGGTTTCCGGTATTATTACATTCGGACATTTACTCGCCAAAGCAGTAGCGCGAGATGTGGGGCGAGTGATCGGCTTTGATGAATCAACACTGAATGAGGCGTCAAAACTCATTTCAATGAGTGGCAAGCCGACTTTAGCAGAAGCTTACCAATTTGAGCCATTTCAAACGTTTGTGAATCGCAATCACTTGCATGAAAAGTGGTATGAACTTTGTTGCCAACTTGAAGGATTGCCACGTAACACGTCGACCCATGCGGCGGGTGTGATTGTCAATGACCGTCCATTATACGAGTCTATCCCTTTAACAGAAGGGGATACAGGCTTGCTTACACAGTGGACGATGACGGAAGCGGAACAGATAGGGCTATTAAAAATTGACTTTTTAGGCCTAAAGAACTTAACGATTATTCATCAAATTATTAAGCAAGTAGCACGTGATAGAGGGATTCATATTGATATTGAAAAAATTCCATTTGATGATCAAGCAGTTTTTGAAATGTTATCAAGAGGAGAAACGACTGGTATTTTCCAACTTGAATCTAAAGGCGTAAGAGATGTTCTGAAGCGATTGCAACCAGAACATTTTGAAGACATTGTTGCTGTTACGTCACTTTATCGTCCAGGTCCAATGGATGAAATTCCAACGTACATTACCCGTCGTCATGATCCAACTCAAGTCCAATATTTACATCCAGACTTGGAGCCTATCTTATCACGGACGTATGGCGTAATTATTTATCAAGAACAAATTATGCAAATTGCTAGTCAGTTCGCCGGATTTAGTTACGGCGAAGCAGATATTTTAAGACGTGCGATGAGTAAGAAAAATCGTTCAGTCCTTGAAAATGAACGTCAACATTTTATAGATGGTGCAGCGAAAAAAGGTTATGCGAGTGAATTAAGTGGACAGATTTTCGATTTAATTCTTAAGTTTGCGAATTATGGTTTCCCACGTGCACATGCAGTCAGTTATTCAAAAATTGCCTACATTATGTCTTATCTAAAAGTGCACTTTGCGCCGTATTTTTATGCTAATATTTTAACAAATGTGATCAATAATGAAGAGAAAACAGCACAATTTATTCAAGAAGCAAAACAGCATCAAATCAATATTCATGCTCCTAATATCAATAAAAGTCAGTGGCGTTACGTTGCGACGCAAGAAGGTATGTATATTTCGCTTGGTGCGATCAAAGGTGTGGGATATCAAAGTGTTCAAGCGATTATCGGTGAACGCATTGAAAATGGTCCCTATAAAGACTTCTTTGATTTTTGTGATCGCATTCCTAATCGAGTAAAGACGAGACGATTGTTGGAATCACTTATATTCGCTGGAGCGTTAGATTGTTTTGGCAAAAATAGAGCGACTTTATTACAGTCAATTGATCATATTGCGGATACAAGCTCTGAAGTGGATCAATCACTCATTCAAGACTTTGTTACTGTGAAAAAAGAATATCATGAAACAGTCGAAATGCCGGATGAACAATTAAGTGCGTATGAAAAAGAATATTTAGGTTTCTATGTATCGATGCATCCGATTGAAAAGCTATTCTTGAAAAAACAATATTTAGGTATTCATCGCATACATAAACAAGCGGTGAATCAACCAATACTTGTGATGATTGAACGCCTTCGAATTATTCGAACAAAATCAAAAGGACAACAGATGGCTTTTCTCACATTGAATGACGGTCAGCACACGATTGAAGCTGTCGTATTCCCAAATGTGTACCAGCAACTATCATTTAAGTTAGAGGCGCAAGAACCTTATGTCATATTTGGAAAGTTTGAACGACGTCAACAGCAACATCAAATCATTGTGAATCAACTTTTACCTTTAAATCAATTTGAATCAGAGAAGTTACAGCGAATTCGACAGATTGTAATTCGCCATCATTTGTCTGATGAAATAAAGCAACATTATTTAACAAATGTGTCCCAATCTGGCATTCCAGTCATGATATTCGATGAGCAGACGAATCAAATGTCACAGGTAGGATGGATTGAAAATGACCAACAACAATTAAACGCTTTTATACAATTATTTGAACCAAACCATATCCGTTTATTATAA
- a CDS encoding malic enzyme-like NAD(P)-binding protein, with product MSLRDDALQMHLENHGKLAVSPKVKVTNKEELSLAYSPGVAEPCKDIHESPNKVYDYTMKSNTVAVISDGTAVLGLGNIGPEASIPVMEGKAVLFKSFSGVDGIPLSLATTDTEEIIRTVKLLEPNFGGVNLEDISAPRCFEIEERLKKETKIPVFHDDQHGTAIVTVAGLVNALRIVGKEMSDIKVVLNGAGAAGIAIVKLLSSYGVRNMIMCDSQGAVYEGRPHGMNPTKETVAKWTNKDKVEGKLVDVIQDADVFVGVSVANALSEEMVQSMAKDPIIFAMANPNPEITPDKAKAAGAKVIGTGRSDFPNQINNVLAFPGIFRGALDVRATHINEDMKRAAVEAIANLIEEDERHADYVIPGPFDYRVAPSVAREVARAAMESGVARIEVDPEDVYRKTIELSELKENQ from the coding sequence ATGTCTTTAAGAGATGATGCATTACAGATGCACTTAGAAAATCATGGAAAGCTAGCTGTAAGTCCTAAAGTGAAGGTAACGAATAAAGAAGAGTTAAGTCTAGCTTATTCACCTGGTGTTGCAGAGCCATGTAAGGATATCCATGAAAGCCCTAATAAAGTTTATGACTATACAATGAAAAGCAATACAGTTGCTGTTATTTCGGATGGGACAGCTGTGTTAGGTCTTGGCAACATTGGACCAGAAGCAAGTATTCCTGTCATGGAAGGGAAAGCCGTGTTGTTTAAAAGTTTCTCAGGTGTTGATGGTATCCCCTTATCATTAGCGACAACGGATACAGAAGAAATCATTCGAACTGTCAAACTGTTAGAGCCTAACTTTGGTGGCGTCAATCTTGAAGACATCTCAGCGCCGCGTTGTTTTGAAATTGAAGAAAGACTTAAAAAAGAAACGAAAATTCCTGTATTTCATGATGACCAACATGGAACAGCGATTGTAACAGTTGCTGGTTTAGTGAATGCTCTGCGCATTGTTGGTAAAGAAATGTCAGATATTAAAGTCGTACTAAATGGTGCAGGTGCAGCCGGTATTGCCATTGTTAAGTTATTGTCTTCATATGGTGTACGAAATATGATTATGTGTGATTCACAGGGTGCCGTTTACGAAGGACGTCCACATGGTATGAACCCAACAAAGGAAACCGTGGCAAAATGGACGAATAAAGATAAAGTAGAAGGCAAATTAGTGGATGTTATCCAAGATGCAGATGTCTTTGTTGGTGTATCTGTAGCCAATGCATTAAGTGAAGAAATGGTTCAATCCATGGCAAAAGATCCGATTATTTTTGCGATGGCTAACCCGAACCCAGAAATTACACCAGATAAAGCAAAAGCTGCGGGTGCGAAAGTCATTGGTACAGGTCGCTCAGATTTTCCAAACCAAATTAATAATGTTTTAGCGTTTCCAGGGATTTTCCGTGGGGCACTTGATGTACGTGCCACACATATTAATGAAGATATGAAGCGTGCTGCTGTAGAAGCAATTGCCAACCTCATAGAAGAAGATGAACGTCATGCAGACTACGTTATTCCAGGCCCATTCGATTATCGTGTGGCACCATCTGTCGCAAGAGAAGTAGCACGCGCTGCGATGGAATCAGGTGTTGCGCGAATTGAAGTGGATCCAGAAGATGTATATCGCAAAACAATTGAACTTTCTGAGTTAAAAGAGAATCAATAA
- the accD gene encoding acetyl-CoA carboxylase, carboxyltransferase subunit beta, producing the protein MFKDFFNRNSKKKKYVTVQDSKQNDVPDGIMTKCPNCKKIMYTKELTENLNVCFNCDHHIQLSAYGRIEALVDEGSFEEFDQGMTSANPLEFPGYEEKVEKDQKKTGLNEAVVTGIAKLNDMPFGVGVMDPRFRMGSMGSVVGEKICRIVDYCTEHRLPFVLFTASGGARMQEGIISLMQMAKTSVSLERHSEAGLLFISYMTHPTTGGVSASFASVGDINLAEPKALIGFAGRRVIEQTINEKLPDDFQTAEFLLAHGQLDKVVHRSKMKETLSTLFEMHREVKK; encoded by the coding sequence ATGTTTAAAGACTTTTTTAATCGAAATTCGAAAAAGAAAAAGTATGTAACGGTTCAAGATTCAAAGCAAAATGATGTCCCAGATGGCATTATGACGAAGTGTCCTAACTGTAAAAAAATTATGTACACGAAAGAACTCACAGAAAACTTAAATGTTTGTTTTAACTGTGATCATCACATTCAACTCTCAGCATATGGACGTATAGAAGCCTTAGTAGATGAAGGTAGTTTTGAAGAGTTTGACCAAGGTATGACCTCTGCAAATCCATTGGAATTTCCAGGTTATGAAGAAAAAGTTGAAAAAGATCAAAAGAAAACAGGATTGAATGAAGCAGTTGTAACAGGTATAGCAAAATTAAATGACATGCCTTTTGGTGTTGGTGTGATGGATCCTAGATTCCGAATGGGAAGCATGGGGTCTGTTGTCGGTGAAAAAATTTGTCGCATTGTGGATTATTGTACAGAACACCGTTTACCATTTGTTTTGTTTACCGCTTCTGGTGGTGCCCGTATGCAAGAGGGGATTATTTCACTGATGCAGATGGCGAAAACATCTGTTTCGTTAGAACGCCACTCAGAAGCAGGATTATTATTTATTTCTTATATGACACATCCAACGACGGGTGGTGTGTCTGCAAGTTTTGCATCAGTGGGCGATATCAATCTAGCAGAACCAAAAGCATTAATTGGTTTTGCTGGTCGTCGTGTCATCGAGCAAACAATCAATGAAAAATTACCGGACGACTTCCAAACAGCAGAATTTTTACTCGCACATGGTCAATTAGACAAAGTCGTGCATCGCAGTAAAATGAAAGAAACTCTTTCGACACTGTTTGAGATGCATCGTGAGGTGAAAAAATAA
- a CDS encoding acetyl-CoA carboxylase carboxyltransferase subunit alpha: MLEFEKSIEAIQKKIQSLEETQIKNDVDLSDEIEMLEAALKNEKEKVYTSLKSWDRVQLARLPERPTLLDYIPYIFDRFIELHGDRNFRDDPSMIGGLAYLNGVPVTVIGQQRGKDTKDNIYRNFGMAHPEGYRKALRLMKQAEKFQRPIITFIDTKGAYPGKAAEERGQSESIARNLVEMAALTVPVIAIVIGEGGSGGALGLGVANRLLMLENSTYSVISPEGAAGILWKDSSFAKIAAETMKITAYDLLELQVADEVIKEPLGGAHHDVETQASCIKSAIERQMADFNHLSPKEIREDRFQKYRHIGTYIES; this comes from the coding sequence ATGTTAGAATTTGAAAAATCAATTGAAGCCATCCAAAAGAAAATTCAATCATTAGAAGAGACACAAATCAAAAACGATGTCGATCTTTCCGATGAAATAGAGATGTTAGAAGCGGCACTAAAGAATGAAAAAGAAAAAGTATATACATCATTAAAATCATGGGATCGTGTGCAACTGGCGCGTTTGCCAGAACGACCAACCTTGCTGGACTATATCCCATATATTTTTGATCGCTTTATAGAGCTGCATGGTGATCGTAATTTTAGAGATGATCCATCAATGATTGGTGGTTTAGCCTATTTGAACGGTGTGCCGGTGACTGTTATTGGACAGCAACGTGGTAAAGATACAAAGGACAATATTTATCGTAACTTTGGTATGGCGCATCCAGAAGGTTATCGAAAAGCGTTGCGACTCATGAAACAAGCAGAGAAGTTCCAACGACCGATTATTACATTTATTGATACAAAGGGTGCATATCCAGGAAAAGCTGCTGAAGAGCGTGGTCAAAGTGAATCCATTGCAAGAAACCTTGTTGAAATGGCTGCATTAACGGTTCCAGTCATTGCGATTGTCATTGGAGAAGGAGGAAGCGGTGGCGCGCTTGGTTTGGGTGTTGCCAATCGTTTACTCATGCTTGAAAACAGTACATACTCTGTGATTTCTCCAGAAGGGGCTGCGGGTATTCTATGGAAAGATAGCAGTTTTGCCAAAATCGCAGCAGAAACGATGAAAATCACTGCATATGATTTGCTCGAGTTACAAGTAGCAGATGAAGTTATCAAAGAACCACTGGGTGGCGCACATCATGATGTGGAGACACAAGCAAGTTGTATTAAATCAGCAATCGAGCGTCAAATGGCGGACTTCAATCACTTAAGTCCAAAAGAAATACGAGAAGATAGATTTCAAAAATATAGACATATTGGTACATACATTGAATCATAG
- the pfkA gene encoding 6-phosphofructokinase, translated as MKKIAVLTSGGDSPGMNAAVRAVVRKAIYHDIEVYGVYQGYLGLINDDIHKLELGSVGDTIQRGGTFLYSARCPEFKDPEVREKGIQNLLKRGIEGLVVIGGDGSYRGAQRISEECKEIQTIGIPGTIDNDINGTDFTIGFDTALNTIIDSVDRIRDTASSHARTFIIEVMGRDCGDLALWSGLAVGAETIIIPEVKVDIKDIAEKIQHGIDRGKKHSIIIVAEGCMSGEECAKELTKYINVDARVSVLGHIQRGGSPTGEDRVLASRLGGYAVELLMQGETSKGVGIKENHMTATEFDTIFNPTEERKINQRMLELTKELSI; from the coding sequence ATGAAAAAAATTGCAGTTTTAACAAGCGGTGGAGATTCACCAGGTATGAACGCAGCAGTCAGAGCAGTTGTCCGTAAAGCGATCTATCATGATATCGAAGTTTACGGTGTTTACCAAGGTTATCTTGGATTGATTAACGATGATATTCACAAACTTGAATTAGGCTCTGTTGGCGATACAATTCAACGTGGTGGTACATTCTTATATTCAGCACGTTGTCCAGAATTTAAAGATCCAGAAGTACGTGAAAAGGGGATTCAAAACTTATTAAAACGCGGAATTGAAGGTCTTGTTGTTATCGGTGGAGACGGTAGTTACCGTGGTGCACAACGCATTAGTGAAGAATGTAAAGAAATTCAAACAATCGGTATTCCAGGAACAATTGATAATGATATTAACGGTACTGATTTTACAATTGGTTTTGATACAGCACTTAATACAATTATTGATTCTGTTGACCGTATCCGTGATACAGCATCAAGTCACGCACGTACATTTATCATTGAAGTAATGGGACGTGACTGTGGGGACTTGGCATTATGGTCAGGACTTGCTGTTGGTGCAGAAACAATTATTATTCCTGAAGTAAAAGTGGATATTAAAGATATCGCTGAGAAAATTCAACACGGTATTGATCGTGGTAAAAAACACTCAATTATTATTGTTGCTGAAGGCTGTATGTCTGGCGAAGAATGTGCGAAAGAATTAACGAAATATATCAATGTAGATGCACGTGTATCTGTGCTAGGACACATTCAACGTGGTGGTAGCCCAACAGGTGAAGACCGAGTGCTTGCATCTCGTTTAGGTGGCTATGCAGTAGAATTATTGATGCAAGGCGAAACATCAAAAGGTGTAGGTATTAAAGAAAACCACATGACTGCTACGGAATTTGATACTATCTTCAATCCGACTGAAGAAAGAAAAATTAATCAACGTATGCTTGAATTAACAAAAGAACTATCGATATAA
- the pyk gene encoding pyruvate kinase codes for MKKTKIVCTIGPASESEEMLQKLMTAGMNVARLNFSHGSHEEHAARIATIRKVAKKLNKNIGILLDTKGPEIRTHDMKNGLIMLQKGTDVTVSMQEVEGTEEKFSVTYPQLIDDIEIGSYILLDDGLVELVVKEIDKAAGEVHCTVLNTGELKNKKGVNLPGVSVNLPGITEKDAADIRFGIEQDVDFIAASFVRRASDVLEIRRILEEENNSNITIIPKIENQEGIDNIDEILEVSDGLMIARGDMGVEIPPEAVPVVQKELIRKCNKLGKPVITATQMLDSMQRNPRATRAEASDVANAIYDGTDAVMLSGETAAGAYPEEAVIAMNNIALAAEQAQDYKKLLSDRTKLVETSLVNAIGVSTAHTALNLNVKAIVAATESGHTARTISKYRPKSDIIAVTPRATTARQCSLIWGVYPVIREGIYTTDEMLNNAVATAVETERVVNGDLIIITAGVPTGESGTTNLMKLHLIGEDLASGQGIGRTSAVGRTVVVNDASELEGKNLDGAIIVTPSVDDAIVPYLDGVAALVTEEGGLTSPSAIIGLEKSLPTIVGVQDVTSVIPDNVFVTVDAAQGKVFEGYANVL; via the coding sequence ATGAAAAAGACAAAAATTGTATGTACGATCGGGCCAGCATCTGAATCTGAAGAGATGTTACAAAAATTAATGACAGCAGGTATGAATGTTGCGCGTTTAAACTTCTCTCATGGTTCACATGAAGAACATGCTGCACGTATCGCAACAATTCGTAAAGTCGCAAAAAAATTAAATAAAAACATCGGTATCTTGCTTGATACAAAAGGTCCAGAAATTCGTACACATGATATGAAAAATGGCTTAATCATGCTACAAAAAGGGACTGACGTCACAGTAAGCATGCAAGAAGTAGAAGGAACTGAAGAAAAATTCTCAGTAACATATCCACAGTTAATCGATGATATCGAAATTGGATCATATATCCTACTTGACGATGGGTTAGTTGAACTTGTTGTTAAAGAAATTGATAAAGCAGCTGGTGAAGTACATTGTACCGTTTTAAACACTGGTGAACTTAAAAATAAAAAAGGTGTTAATTTACCAGGTGTGAGCGTAAACCTACCAGGTATCACTGAAAAAGACGCAGCGGATATTCGCTTCGGTATTGAACAAGATGTTGACTTCATCGCAGCAAGCTTCGTTCGTCGTGCAAGTGACGTTTTAGAAATTCGTCGTATTTTAGAAGAAGAAAATAACAGCAATATCACCATTATTCCTAAGATTGAAAACCAAGAAGGTATCGATAACATCGATGAAATTTTAGAAGTATCTGATGGTTTAATGATTGCACGTGGTGACATGGGTGTAGAAATTCCACCAGAAGCAGTACCAGTTGTTCAAAAAGAATTGATCCGTAAATGTAATAAACTTGGAAAACCAGTTATTACAGCGACACAAATGTTAGACTCTATGCAACGTAATCCACGTGCGACACGTGCGGAAGCATCTGACGTTGCTAATGCGATCTATGACGGTACTGATGCGGTTATGTTATCAGGTGAAACAGCTGCTGGGGCTTACCCTGAAGAAGCAGTTATCGCGATGAATAACATCGCACTTGCAGCAGAGCAAGCACAAGACTACAAAAAATTACTATCTGATCGTACAAAACTTGTTGAAACATCACTTGTTAATGCCATTGGTGTGTCAACAGCGCATACAGCACTTAACTTGAATGTAAAAGCGATCGTTGCTGCTACTGAAAGTGGTCATACAGCACGTACGATTTCTAAATATCGTCCAAAATCAGATATTATTGCAGTGACACCAAGAGCAACAACTGCGAGACAATGTTCATTAATTTGGGGTGTTTACCCAGTGATCCGTGAAGGTATTTACACAACAGATGAAATGTTGAACAATGCAGTTGCAACAGCTGTTGAAACAGAACGTGTTGTAAATGGTGATTTAATTATCATCACTGCAGGTGTCCCTACAGGTGAGTCAGGTACAACTAACTTAATGAAACTTCACTTGATTGGTGAGGATTTAGCAAGTGGACAAGGTATCGGACGTACATCAGCAGTTGGTCGTACAGTCGTTGTTAACGATGCATCAGAATTAGAAGGTAAAAATCTTGATGGTGCCATTATCGTCACACCTTCAGTGGATGATGCGATTGTACCTTACTTAGATGGTGTAGCAGCATTAGTTACTGAAGAAGGCGGCTTAACGTCACCAAGTGCGATTATTGGTTTAGAAAAATCATTGCCAACAATCGTAGGTGTACAAGATGTTACATCAGTTATTCCTGATAACGTATTTGTCACAGTAGATGCTGCACAAGGTAAAGTATTTGAAGGATATGCAAACGTTCTATAA